The following proteins are co-located in the bacterium genome:
- a CDS encoding type II toxin-antitoxin system HicA family toxin yields MARLQRLSAREAIGALERLGFVAVRQRGSHLVMKRSTPEGTTGCVVPLHDELAIGTLRGVLRQGNVSVEDFLAHL; encoded by the coding sequence ATGGCTAGGCTGCAGCGCCTCTCTGCCCGGGAGGCCATCGGTGCCCTGGAACGCCTCGGGTTCGTCGCTGTTCGCCAGCGGGGCAGCCACCTCGTGATGAAGCGGAGCACCCCCGAGGGGACGACGGGCTGCGTCGTACCTCTTCACGACGAACTCGCGATTGGGACATTGCGCGGGGTCCTGCGGCAAGGCAATGTGAGTGTCGAGGATTTCCTCGCCCACCTGTAG
- a CDS encoding type II toxin-antitoxin system HicB family antitoxin: MTTRVLTAILHQEGDLLVAECPEVGTVSQGGTMEEALANLKEATELYLEEFPLEEMGRPFLTTFEAAYG, from the coding sequence ATGACGACACGCGTTCTGACCGCCATCCTCCACCAGGAGGGCGACCTGTTGGTGGCCGAGTGTCCCGAGGTCGGCACCGTCAGCCAGGGCGGCACCATGGAGGAGGCCCTCGCCAACCTCAAGGAGGCCACCGAGCTGTATCTGGAGGAGTTCCCTCTGGAGGAGATGGGGCGCCCCTTCCTGACGACGTTCGAGGCAGCCTATGGCTAG
- a CDS encoding phosphodiester glycosidase family protein, translating to MHIALGVLLAASTAPAQQVVTTTFAGKRYVICRVDLTKDHLDLFWRDSHRRPFQTFDAVNQWLRPQKRQLLFAMNAGMYREDLSPVGLYVEHGKQLRPLNLASGKSNFCLKPNGVFALTKSGARVIGSSRYPSVSQSVTLATQSGPMLVIDGKLHPAFRRSSASRLIRNGVGVVSPRQVVFALAEGPVNFYEFAVLFRDGLSCRNALYLDGSISSLYAPKLRRNDAWVPLGPIIGVTGRR from the coding sequence ACCTTCGCCGGCAAGCGATACGTCATCTGCCGGGTGGACCTGACGAAGGACCACCTGGACCTCTTCTGGCGGGACAGCCACAGGCGGCCCTTCCAGACCTTCGACGCGGTGAACCAGTGGCTCCGCCCGCAGAAGCGCCAACTGCTGTTCGCCATGAACGCGGGGATGTACCGGGAGGACCTCTCGCCCGTGGGGCTGTACGTGGAGCACGGCAAGCAACTGCGGCCGCTCAACCTCGCCAGCGGGAAGAGCAACTTCTGTCTCAAGCCCAACGGGGTGTTCGCGCTCACGAAGTCCGGGGCGCGCGTCATCGGGTCCTCGCGCTACCCCTCGGTCAGCCAGTCCGTCACGCTCGCGACGCAGTCGGGGCCAATGCTGGTGATTGATGGCAAGCTGCACCCGGCCTTCCGCCGGTCGTCCGCCTCGCGGCTGATCCGCAACGGCGTGGGCGTCGTCTCCCCCCGGCAGGTCGTCTTCGCTCTCGCCGAGGGCCCGGTGAACTTCTATGAGTTCGCAGTCCTCTTCCGCGATGGGCTAAGCTGCCGGAACGCGCTGTATCTGGACGGCAGCATCTCCAGCCTCTACGCGCCGAAGCTCCGCCGCAACGATGCCTGGGTGCCGCTGGGGCCGATCATTGGGGTGACGGGGAGGCGGTAG